From one Pseudomonas sp. B21-048 genomic stretch:
- a CDS encoding alkene reductase, which translates to MHSLFAQVQIGRLTLSNRMVMAPMTRSRSNDAGVPTELVPTYYAQRAGAGLIISEGVFPVALGQGYVRTPGIETAEQVAAWKQVCDAVHARGGRIFMQLMHCGRISHPSLLPDGALPQAPSAIKPAGQTWTATGLQDFVTPHALSVIEIAAVIEGYRQAARLAIEAGFDGVELHGASGYLPEQFLSTGSNQRTDEYGGSVENRARFVLQVLNAIATEIGSDRVGIKLSPEMNFNDIVDANPQETYTHLVEQLRGLNLAYLHVALFGASIDYHALLRPLFNGSYLIGGGLDQRSAESLIAEGRADAVVFGNAFLANPDLPERFRTGAELNVPDKDTFYAPGAQGYIDYPAMSSAHSA; encoded by the coding sequence ATGCATTCGCTTTTTGCTCAAGTCCAGATCGGTCGTCTTACACTGTCCAATCGCATGGTCATGGCCCCGATGACGCGTTCGCGTTCCAATGACGCAGGGGTACCTACCGAGCTGGTGCCGACTTACTACGCGCAGCGCGCCGGTGCCGGGCTGATTATCTCTGAAGGGGTGTTCCCTGTAGCCCTTGGCCAGGGTTACGTGCGCACCCCCGGTATCGAAACCGCCGAGCAAGTGGCCGCCTGGAAGCAGGTTTGCGATGCCGTACATGCTCGCGGCGGTCGAATCTTCATGCAGCTGATGCATTGCGGACGTATTTCGCACCCTTCGCTGTTGCCTGACGGCGCCCTGCCACAGGCCCCCTCCGCGATCAAACCCGCCGGCCAGACCTGGACAGCCACAGGCCTGCAGGACTTCGTCACCCCACACGCGCTGAGCGTGATCGAGATTGCCGCGGTCATCGAGGGTTACCGTCAGGCCGCACGCCTGGCCATCGAAGCCGGTTTCGATGGTGTCGAGCTGCATGGCGCGTCGGGGTATCTGCCTGAACAGTTTCTCTCGACGGGCAGCAATCAGCGCACGGATGAGTACGGTGGATCGGTTGAAAACCGTGCTCGCTTTGTACTGCAGGTGCTGAACGCCATAGCGACGGAAATTGGCAGTGATCGCGTCGGCATCAAGCTCTCCCCTGAAATGAACTTCAACGACATCGTCGATGCCAACCCGCAAGAAACCTACACCCATCTGGTCGAGCAATTGCGCGGGCTGAATCTCGCGTATCTGCACGTTGCCCTGTTCGGCGCCAGCATCGATTACCACGCCTTGTTGCGCCCACTGTTCAATGGCAGCTACCTGATCGGTGGCGGGCTCGATCAACGCTCCGCCGAATCCCTGATCGCGGAGGGCCGGGCCGACGCAGTGGTGTTTGGCAACGCATTCCTCGCCAACCCCGACCTGCCCGAGCGTTTTCGCACAGGCGCCGAACTTAATGTGCCGGATAAAGACACGTTCTATGCACCGGGTGCGCAGGGGTATATCGATTACCCGGCCATGAGCTCGGCTCATAGCGCCTAA